A single genomic interval of Nonomuraea rubra harbors:
- a CDS encoding YqgE/AlgH family protein: MAEAIYVGGLLVATPLLDDPNFRRSVVLILEHDHDGGTLGVVLNRPSDISVTQVLPVWDPLVTGPSVLFEGGPVQTDSALALAAVPSGEEPLGWRRLHAGTDAVARLGTVDLDAPPEILQGEIAQMRIFAGYAGWTSGQLESEIAEGAWYVVDSEVGDTFHADPASLWRRVLRRQRGELAFVATCPDDPTMN; encoded by the coding sequence ATGGCGGAAGCGATCTACGTCGGCGGGTTGCTGGTGGCGACGCCACTCCTCGACGACCCCAACTTCCGGCGTAGCGTCGTGCTGATTCTCGAACACGACCACGACGGCGGCACCCTGGGCGTGGTGCTCAACCGGCCCAGTGACATCTCGGTGACGCAGGTGCTGCCTGTGTGGGATCCCCTGGTGACCGGCCCCTCCGTGCTCTTCGAGGGCGGGCCCGTACAGACCGACAGCGCGCTGGCGCTGGCGGCGGTGCCGAGCGGGGAGGAGCCGCTGGGGTGGCGCCGGCTGCACGCCGGCACCGACGCCGTGGCCCGGCTGGGCACGGTCGACCTGGACGCGCCACCCGAGATCCTCCAGGGGGAGATCGCGCAGATGCGCATCTTCGCGGGGTACGCGGGCTGGACGTCGGGCCAGCTCGAGAGTGAGATCGCCGAGGGCGCCTGGTACGTCGTCGACTCCGAGGTCGGCGACACCTTCCACGCCGACCCGGCCTCGCTGTGGCGGCGGGTGCTCCGGCGCCAGCGCGGCGAGCTGGCCTTCGTGGCGACCTGCCCCGACGACCCGACCATGAACTAG